In the Candidatus Zixiibacteriota bacterium genome, one interval contains:
- a CDS encoding EamA family transporter, whose translation MQAWLIGSILLAIIFGFFNVFNKIAAGKISDSLGALLVESTAVLCILLFFIYLSLAGKKSVETTSQGITFSILAGVCVGIGSVLYFFIFRSKGELSIAGPIVWGGSLLVMAIAGILLLKEPFGIQKLLGIALSLIGLFLLAGSR comes from the coding sequence ATGCAAGCCTGGCTTATAGGTTCGATATTACTGGCAATCATTTTTGGATTTTTCAATGTCTTTAATAAGATTGCGGCTGGCAAAATCTCTGATTCCTTGGGAGCTTTGCTGGTTGAGTCAACTGCGGTCTTGTGCATATTGCTCTTTTTCATCTACCTCAGCCTGGCAGGCAAGAAGTCGGTCGAGACCACAAGCCAGGGCATTACTTTTTCCATCTTAGCTGGTGTATGCGTGGGAATCGGGTCGGTGCTTTACTTTTTCATTTTCAGGTCAAAAGGCGAGTTGTCAATAGCCGGACCGATAGTCTGGGGAGGGAGTCTTCTGGTGATGGCAATAGCCGGGATTTTGCTTCTCAAGGAGCCTTTTGGCATTCAAAAGCTTTTGGGGATTGCTCTTAGTTTGATAGGACTTTTTCTGCTGGCAGGTAGTAGATAA
- the polX gene encoding DNA polymerase/3'-5' exonuclease PolX, translating into MTNQDIANIFYHIAEILEIQGENPFKIRAYIKAAQTVESYTKELSEIKDVEQLKELPGIGEKVALKIKELVETGKLEMYEKLKKSEIAPLIELLQVPGLGPKHVKLIYDKLGIKTIDQLEKAAKAGKLRGLPGLGEKTEQNILKGIDQERRHKERFPLGVILPRAESIVYQLKQVKEVKDINLGGSIRRMKETIGDVDILVSSTKAKKVSDAFVKLPEVQNIISEGATKSSVMTKDGFQIDLRVVKPESYGAALHYFTGSKAHNIRIRSLGIDRGLKINEYGVFKGKKSIAGKTEEEIFKSVGLPFIPPEIREDWGEIEAAQKGKLPHLIEQKDLKGDLHIHSNWTDGRSSIEDMALAARKMGYLYMALCDHSPTIGITNGLTPERIEKRKQEIDKVSQKLKGFVILNGAEVDIRSNGKMDFEDDVLKELEIVVAAVHTKFTQPKDEMTKRIIGAIENPYVDIIAHPTGRLIGRRDPYEVDMDKVLDAAKANHKIMELNAYPDRLDLNDLHCRKAKEKGVKIAISTDSHWTEHLSWIRYGIATARRGWLEPEDVVNTLPLEKLLKLFR; encoded by the coding sequence ATGACCAATCAGGATATAGCCAACATATTTTATCACATCGCCGAGATCCTGGAAATCCAGGGGGAAAACCCCTTCAAGATCAGGGCTTATATCAAAGCCGCGCAGACTGTGGAGAGCTACACCAAGGAGCTTTCAGAGATCAAGGATGTGGAGCAGTTGAAGGAGCTTCCCGGAATTGGTGAGAAGGTAGCTTTGAAGATAAAAGAGCTGGTGGAGACCGGGAAACTGGAGATGTATGAGAAGCTGAAAAAATCTGAGATTGCCCCTTTGATCGAGCTTTTGCAGGTACCAGGGTTGGGTCCCAAACATGTGAAGCTGATTTATGACAAGCTGGGGATTAAAACCATAGACCAGCTCGAAAAGGCTGCCAAGGCCGGAAAGTTGAGAGGCCTTCCAGGATTAGGAGAAAAAACCGAGCAGAATATTCTTAAAGGGATTGACCAGGAAAGAAGACACAAGGAAAGATTTCCTCTCGGCGTTATTCTGCCAAGGGCTGAATCTATAGTTTATCAATTGAAACAGGTGAAGGAAGTCAAGGATATAAACCTGGGAGGAAGCATAAGAAGAATGAAAGAGACCATCGGGGACGTTGATATTTTGGTATCCTCCACAAAAGCGAAGAAAGTCTCAGATGCTTTTGTCAAACTTCCAGAGGTGCAAAATATCATATCTGAAGGTGCTACTAAATCCAGTGTGATGACCAAAGACGGCTTTCAGATAGACCTAAGGGTGGTCAAACCGGAATCGTATGGTGCAGCTTTGCACTATTTCACTGGCTCCAAAGCTCATAATATAAGGATAAGATCTTTGGGAATTGACAGGGGTTTGAAAATCAATGAATACGGAGTGTTCAAAGGTAAAAAAAGTATTGCAGGAAAAACTGAGGAGGAGATTTTCAAATCCGTAGGATTACCCTTTATTCCGCCTGAGATCAGGGAAGACTGGGGTGAAATTGAAGCTGCTCAAAAAGGGAAATTACCTCATCTGATCGAACAAAAGGATTTAAAAGGTGACCTGCACATCCATTCCAACTGGACTGATGGCAGAAGCTCAATCGAGGATATGGCATTGGCTGCCCGGAAGATGGGATATCTTTATATGGCTTTGTGCGACCATTCTCCAACTATTGGAATAACCAATGGGCTTACTCCGGAAAGGATTGAAAAACGGAAACAGGAAATAGATAAAGTAAGCCAAAAGCTTAAAGGTTTTGTCATATTAAACGGAGCAGAGGTTGATATAAGGTCCAACGGTAAGATGGATTTTGAGGATGATGTTCTGAAGGAGTTAGAGATAGTCGTTGCTGCGGTCCACACCAAATTCACCCAGCCGAAAGATGAGATGACCAAAAGGATAATCGGTGCGATAGAAAATCCTTATGTGGATATTATCGCTCACCCCACGGGAAGGCTGATCGGCAGGAGAGACCCTTACGAGGTGGACATGGATAAAGTTTTAGATGCAGCTAAAGCCAACCATAAGATTATGGAGTTAAATGCCTATCCAGACAGGCTGGATTTGAACGATTTGCACTGCAGGAAAGCTAAAGAGAAAGGAGTTAAAATAGCAATCTCTACGGATTCTCACTGGACAGAGCATCTTTCCTGGATAAGATACGGGATAGCAACTGCGCGCAGGGGTTGGCTTGAGCCTGAGGATGTGGTGAATACTCTGCCTCTGGAGAAGTTATTGAAACTTTTTCGATGA